Proteins from a single region of Pseudodesulfovibrio portus:
- a CDS encoding 2-amino-3,7-dideoxy-D-threo-hept-6-ulosonate synthase → MHIGKAIRLERIFNRNTGRTIIVPMDHGVTVGPIAGLEKMRDTVTSLVAGGANAGLVHKGQVKLGHRMQGRDFGCIVHLSAGTCLSPFPNVKRLVTTVEEAIRLGADGVSVHVNLGDETEGQMLSDFGRVAASAAEWGMPLLAMIYARGPKVGDEYDPDIVAHCARVGAELGADVVKVNYPGSAESFARVVECTCVPVVIAGGAKMDSTREFLDVVRTSIDAGGAGLSVGRNVFQHRDPTRLVEVLNRIVHEGRSVDDALDGYADIL, encoded by the coding sequence ATGCATATCGGTAAAGCCATTCGCTTGGAGAGGATTTTCAATCGCAACACGGGCCGCACCATCATCGTGCCCATGGACCACGGCGTGACCGTGGGACCCATCGCCGGCCTGGAGAAGATGCGCGACACCGTCACCAGCCTGGTGGCCGGCGGTGCCAACGCGGGACTGGTCCACAAGGGGCAGGTCAAGCTCGGGCACCGAATGCAGGGCCGGGATTTCGGCTGCATCGTCCATCTGTCCGCCGGGACCTGCCTGTCGCCGTTCCCCAATGTGAAGCGGCTGGTGACCACGGTGGAGGAGGCCATCCGCCTGGGCGCGGACGGCGTCAGCGTCCACGTCAACCTGGGTGACGAGACCGAGGGCCAGATGCTCAGCGATTTCGGTCGGGTGGCGGCTTCGGCTGCGGAATGGGGCATGCCGCTCCTGGCCATGATCTACGCCCGCGGGCCCAAGGTCGGCGACGAATATGATCCGGACATCGTGGCCCACTGCGCCCGGGTGGGCGCGGAGCTGGGAGCGGACGTGGTCAAGGTCAATTACCCGGGCAGTGCCGAGAGTTTTGCCCGCGTGGTCGAATGCACGTGCGTTCCCGTGGTCATCGCCGGCGGGGCCAAGATGGATTCCACCCGGGAATTTCTCGACGTTGTCCGCACCTCCATCGACGCTGGCGGCGCGGGCCTGTCCGTGGGCCGCAACGTGTTCCAGCACAGGGACCCCACGCGCCTCGTGGAAGTGCTCAACCGCATCGTCCACGAGGGCCGGTCCGTGGACGACGCCCTTGACGGATACGCCGACATCCTCTGA